The DNA region TAAATGCTGATGGTAGTGATACTATGATACCTTATTTGAATATTGATAGCATTGATTTTTGCACTTTTGGCAATTCAAAACCATTTAGAATTAAGGTTAGAAATATTTTAAATGACAATTACCTCTTTTTTTATATTAAAAAAGCAGATGCATCACGTATTTATGGGTTGGAGCTTGAACACTTATTATCACCAAATTATATTTATTTTCTAGTTTATAAAGATACTTTAATTGAAGAGCATATCTCAGGAATACCAGGCGATACTTTTATTGAAAAACATTTAGATTTATGTTCGGAACAAGACAAAAGAGCTATAGCGAAAGAGTTTGTAAAGTTTAACGAACGTTGTTTTGTGCGTTTATTAGGTGACATGCGTTCCTATAATTATGTAATGGTTTTGACTCATGACTTTGATAGAATTCAATATAGAATTAGAGCTATTGATTTTGATCAACAAAGTTTTGAGGGCAACCCAAAAGTTTATAAGCCCCAATTTTTAAAAGAGAATAACAAGCTGGTAGAAATGACTACTGATGTTTTGCGAAGAGAATCAATTGACCAATATAAATTAGAAGAACGTTCTTTATTAGCTAAAAGAGCCACAAGTGAACAAACAAGATTAGATGAGGTGTTGAATTGCATGGGTAATGATGTATTATCCTCGACCGAGAAAATAAAAGAACTTAAAAATGGACTGTTAGAATTAACCGGTGATGTTAATTTTAAAAAATCTGAGAGTATGGGTGAAATATTAAAAAGTGCATTAAATTTTGTGAATAGAAATTATCAAAACTTAAATCCTTATATTATTAGAAATAATCAGATTGATAAAATTTAATTATCCAAAAATATCTTCTAATATTTTTGCCAATCGGATACCGCCAATTTGTAATTGTTTTCTAACGGTTTTAAAATAATCGTAGTTATATTGATAACGTAAGTTTTCACCTATCTCTACAGAACCGTAAACTTCTTTTGTCAATTTATGCATGCCATTTACCCAATCAACTACTGATCCTTTTTTAATAACCTTAATCTGTTCTTTTGATAAATCCTCGGCATTTTCTGCCAATTCTAAATAACTCATGCCCCATTCTTCAATCATATTTTCATCCCATACTCTATGTAAATTTGTACCTCTACCAAACCACTGTACTTGTATGGTGTTGCCACCTTTGTCTTCGGCTCTGCCAACATGCATTGGTTGATGCAGATCACCTACTAAATGCACTAGCATCTTTAAGTAAAAAACCTTGTCTTCTTTAGAGCTATTCTCGTCTTTCAAAACTTCAACACATTTATTAATTCCTGTAACCAAATCACCTTTTGGGTTTTTTTCGGATGTTTCATAAGTTTTATCAAAAGGCATGTTCACATAATGCCATGTATAGAATTTGTCATATTTTCTATCTGATTTTATTTCGTCTCCATAAGTTGAAACAAAGGCCAGACTTTGCCCATCAAGTAACTTGTCAATTTTTTTAAGCACTCTTTTCTTTAGGTAACTCTCTGCAATTTCTCCTGTTGCTCTATGACCGGTTGGTCCCCAATCAGTAACTGAAGCAAATATGGAACTTGAAATAAACAATGCTGATAAAAAAAGTGAAATTTTTGAACTCATACTAAAGATTTTGTACAAAAATAGGAAATTAATTGGTGATATTATTTGCAAATATCAAAAATAATGTTATATCTTTGTGATATCAAATTAATATCATAATAAATTTACAAACAAACTAATATTAAATCTTAATACAATGAAAGAAGAGAAAATTATAAAAGTGCCCAACGGTTATTTCATGTTGTTTTTTGCCCTCGTTTTAATTGGCGGTGGTATTTACGGATTCATCAATATCGATATTGCATTTGTTATAGCAGTAGTTATTGGAATTTTTTTACTGCCAGGATTTTTCTTGGTAAACCCTAATACATCAAAAGTGTTGTTGCTTTTTGGTAAATATGTAGGTACGGTTAAAGAAAATGGTTTCTTTTGGGCTAACCCGTTTTATACCAAAAGAAAAATTTCTTTAAGGGCAAGTAATTTTGATAGCGAACGAGTAAAGGTAAATGACAAGTTAGGTAATCCGATAATGATTAGTACCATTTTAGTATGGCGTGTACAAAACACTTATAAAGCCGCTTTTGATGTTGATAATTTTGAGAATTTTGTACGTGTACAAAGTGATGCAGCGGTACGGAAATTGGCAAGTTTATATCCTTACGATAATTTTGCGGACGAAGGGTTGGATGAGGATATTACGTTGCGTGCTAGTGTAAATGAGGTAAGTGAGGCTTTGGAAGAAGAACTTTCTGAACGTTTGGCAATGGCAGGTATTGAGGTGCTGGAAGCTAGAATTGGTTACTTGGCGTATGCCCAAGAAATTGCAAATGCTATGTTAAAGCGTCAGCAAGCTACTGCTATTGTTGCTGCTAGACATAAGATTGTTGAAGGTGCAGTGAGTATGGTAGAAATGGCTTTGGACGAATTAAGCAAAAAAGATATTGTAGATCTTGATGAAGAGCGAAAAGCCACTATGGTAAGCAATTTAATGGTGATTTTATGTTCCGATAAAGATGCTACGCCCGTATTGAACACAGGTACTTTAACATAAAAAACGCCTCAAGATAGCTATCGGGGCAACCTTCTACGAAAGGGGGTAGCGTTAAATAGGAATATAAAAAAACAGAAGTAAAATGAAAGAATATAAAGTAGTTACTTGGAAACGGGGATTGACAGGGAATAATAGAAAATTAGAAGATACATTAAACCAACATGCACAATCAGGTTGGACGGTCCGCCATATTGCAGAACAATCTACTAGGATAGTTTTTGAAAGGGATAAAAACAGATAGTTTGGGTGTGATTTCCAAATTTAAATCTAATTTATAATGAAAATTTTCAGAGAAAAACAAAAATTTAATCAGTGGTGGCTTTATATTATTATCGGAGCTTCTTTATTGGCAATGATAATTCCTGTAGCTATAAATTCTGAAGAAATACTTCAAGATAAAGTTGCTAAAATAGCTCTGTCTATTTCATTTTTATTGACCTTAGCTGCAATTCTTATAATACGCATGATAACACTGCATACAAGAATTGACGAAAAAGGAATACATTATAGATTTACTCCTTTTCATAGAAAGCAATACTTAATAGCTTGGAGTGATATTAGCAATGTGTATGTGAGAAAATATAATGCAATTTCGGAGTATGGTGGTTGGGGATATAGAGGTAATATTTTAAGATCTAGCGGCAAAGTATCTAATGGTAAAGCATACAACATTAAAGGTAACCAAGGCATTCAAATAGAATTAACCAATGGAAAAAAAATGTTAATAGGAACACAAAAAGAAGTTGAAGTTCAAAGGGTTTTAGATACTTATCAATCAAAATTTATAAAAACTACAGAATGAAAATTATAGTTATTATGTTGTGTTTTTGTATAACCATTATTGGATATGCACAAGAAAATAATTATAAAGGAAAAGAATTGAATATTCCATCCGAAAAGGTAACTATTAAAAGTGCTTTAATAACGCAAAAAACTAATATTTATATTAATGGTGATTTACCAATTAGTGAAAAATTGGTAACAGGAGTTGCAAAATTTATCAACCAAAAAGTGGTGGTAAAGAAGTAGTATATATTATGGCTAAGAAAAAAGCATTTGCATTACGGATAAATGAGGAAACTTTTAAAGCTATTGAAAAATGGGCTGCTGATGAATTTCGAAGCACCAATGGTCAAATAGAGTGGATGTTGCAGCGGAGTTTAAAAGAGGCGAAGCGGGAGCCTAAGAAAAAAGAAAAAGAGTAAGAACTTCTTGAAGAGACTTTTATAAAAAATGATATATTTGGGGTATTAATCAGCCAATGAAATACCTTAACAACCTTATCTTTCTGACAATTCTGTTATCCTATTGTATTGTAAACGCACAAAAACAGGTAACAGTAAAGTACATTAGTGAGCCTATAAATATTGATGCTGTTTTAGATGAATCCGCTTGGCAACTGGCTGATAAGGCAGATAAATTTTGGCAATACTTCCCTTCAGATTCCATACAATCTAAGCAGCAATCGGAAATTAAAATGTTATTTGATGATAATTACTTGTATGTAGGCATAAAGGTTTTTGCCTCTGGTAATGATTATGTTATTCCTTCATTACGTAGAGACTTTAGAGCGGGTGGTAATGATAATATCAGTTTGTATTTTGATACTTTTAATGATGGTACCAATGCCTTTTTCTTCGGTACAAATCCTCAGGGAGTTTTAAGAGAGGCTTTAATTTCTGGTGGCGGGTCAGGTAATAATGGCTTTGATACGAGCTGGGATACCAAATGGATTGGTGAATCTAAAATATATGATAATTATTATTTAGCTGAGTGGAGAATACCACTTTCGGCTTTCAAATACAATGAAGGAGAAACCAAATGGCGTTTTAATAGTTACAGATTTGATACGCAAGACAACGAACGCAGTACTTGGACCCAAATCCCTCAGAATCAACCCATTTTTAATTTAGCCTATATGGGTGATATGATTTTTGAAAAACCACTCGGTAAGTCTAAGTCACCCATTTCCTTAATTCCATTTATAAATACAGGTGCATATAAAGATTATGAAGAAAACACTGATGACTTTTCTTTTAAGGTTGGTGGTGATGCAAAAATAACCATCGGTAATAGTATGAACTTAGATTTTACAATCAACCCTGATTTTTCTCAGGTAGAGGTTGACCAGCAAGTCACCAATCTTACACGCTTTAGTATCGCTTTGCCCGAAAGGAGGCAATTTTTTGTTGAAAATAGTGATCTCTTTTCAGATTTTGGTGATAATAGAGATGCAAAACCGTTTTTCTCAAGACGTATTGGTATTGCAGAAGATATTGATGGCAACACTATTGAAAATGATATTATAGCAGGCGTAAGGCTTAGTGGAAAGTTAACTAATAATTTAAGATTAGGTATACTAAATATGCAAACTGCAGAAGATGTTGATAATGAGATTGCTGCGAGTAATAATGCTGTAGTGGCCTTGCAACAAAAAATGTTTAGCCGTTCTAATTTAAGTTTTATGTTTATAAATAAACAAGCAACAAAAGACTATGATTTTCTAGAAGAAACAGATACTTATAATAGAGTTTTAGGCTTAGAGTATAATCTGGCTTCTGCTGATAATACTTGGTTTGGCGAATATTATTTACACAAATCATTTTCTCCAAATGTAAAGTCGAAAGATTATTCTTTCGGAGTGTCAACGGAATATAATGCTAAAAACTTTAATGCAAGACTTAGCGGTCGTTTTGTCGATGATAATTTCAGGTCGGACCTAGGTTTTGTAAGACGTACAGATATTTTTAAGATAGATCCCAAAATAGGATATAATTTTTGGCCAAAAAAAGGAATATTTAATCAGCATAGTATTAGTGTTGTTCCCATTTTTATCTGGAAACCAGAACTCAATTTTAAAAATTCTGACTATATTATAATTACAGATTGGGAAAGTAAATTTAATAACCAATCAGAATTGACTTTATCAATGTTTAACCGCTATACATATTTATTTGACGAGTTTGACCCTACTAGGTCTGACGATGGAATTCCGTTGCCAGCAGAGAGTGATTATAGCTATACAAGTTTTGAATTGAGTTACCAATCAGACAGGAGTAAACAGTTCTCTTATGAGCTAGAATCTTCAGTTGGCCAGTTTTATAATGGTAACAAATTTTCTTTAGAGGCACAATTAGGATGGCGATTACAGCCTTACTTTTTTGCCTCAGCAAACATAAATTATGATAAAATTAATTTACCGGCTCCTTATCAAGATGCTTCTATTTGGTTGGTCGGGCCAAAAGCCGATATAACTTTTAGCAAAAAGCTATTTTGGTCAACTTTTGTGCAATACAGTAATCAACGTGATAATTTTGGAATTAATTCTAGATTGCAATGGCGGTTTAAACCATTGTCAGATTTATTTATTGTTTATAACGATAACTATTTTGCAAATGGTTTTGCTCCACGTCAACGGTCGCTATCGATTAAGTTTACCTATTGGATAAGTATTTAAACTAAGAGATTGGCCTGACTCAGCTTTTAAACATATTGCATATATTTGAAGTATTAAAAATCATCCCATGAAAAATATATTTTTCTTTTGCTTACTTTTTCTAATTACACTTACTACATTTTCTCAATTAAAATCACCTGCCGAATTTTTGGGCTATGAACTTGGTGACCGTTTTACCAGACATCACCAAGTGGTAGATTATTTTAAACATATTGCCAAGGAAAATGAAAATGTAAAATTGATAAAGTATGGCGAAACTTATGAGAATCGCACATTACAATTAGCATTTATTACAGCACCTAAGAATTTCTCTAAATTAGAAAATTTACGTACCAATCATTTAAAATCCATTGGTATCTTAAATGGAGAAGCCAATTCAGAAATATCTATTGTTTGGTTGAGCTATAATGTACACGGGAACGAATCAGTAAGTACAGAAGCAGCTATGAAAACCCTATACGCTTTGGTAGATTCTAACAACACTGAAACTAAAAAATGGTTAGAAAATACCATTGTAATTATTGACCCTTGTATCAATCCCGATGGGCGAGATCGTTATGTTAATTGGTACAACCAATATCAAAACAAACCCTATAATATTAATCCCGATTCTAAAGAACATCATGAGCCTTGGCCAGGTGGTAGAGCTAATCATTACCTGTTCGATTTAAATAGAGATTGGGCTTGGGCAACACAAACAGAAACCCAATCACGTTTAGAAGAATACAACAAATGGATGCCACATGTCCATGTAGATTTTCACGAACAGGGAGTTAATAGTCCATATTATTTTGCTCCAGCAGCAGAACCTTACC from Aureibaculum sp. 2308TA14-22 includes:
- a CDS encoding S1/P1 nuclease — encoded protein: MSSKISLFLSALFISSSIFASVTDWGPTGHRATGEIAESYLKKRVLKKIDKLLDGQSLAFVSTYGDEIKSDRKYDKFYTWHYVNMPFDKTYETSEKNPKGDLVTGINKCVEVLKDENSSKEDKVFYLKMLVHLVGDLHQPMHVGRAEDKGGNTIQVQWFGRGTNLHRVWDENMIEEWGMSYLELAENAEDLSKEQIKVIKKGSVVDWVNGMHKLTKEVYGSVEIGENLRYQYNYDYFKTVRKQLQIGGIRLAKILEDIFG
- a CDS encoding SPFH domain-containing protein, with protein sequence MKEEKIIKVPNGYFMLFFALVLIGGGIYGFINIDIAFVIAVVIGIFLLPGFFLVNPNTSKVLLLFGKYVGTVKENGFFWANPFYTKRKISLRASNFDSERVKVNDKLGNPIMISTILVWRVQNTYKAAFDVDNFENFVRVQSDAAVRKLASLYPYDNFADEGLDEDITLRASVNEVSEALEEELSERLAMAGIEVLEARIGYLAYAQEIANAMLKRQQATAIVAARHKIVEGAVSMVEMALDELSKKDIVDLDEERKATMVSNLMVILCSDKDATPVLNTGTLT
- a CDS encoding DUF4177 domain-containing protein, whose protein sequence is MKEYKVVTWKRGLTGNNRKLEDTLNQHAQSGWTVRHIAEQSTRIVFERDKNR
- a CDS encoding Arc family DNA binding domain-containing protein — its product is MAKKKAFALRINEETFKAIEKWAADEFRSTNGQIEWMLQRSLKEAKREPKKKEKE
- a CDS encoding DUF5916 domain-containing protein codes for the protein MKYLNNLIFLTILLSYCIVNAQKQVTVKYISEPINIDAVLDESAWQLADKADKFWQYFPSDSIQSKQQSEIKMLFDDNYLYVGIKVFASGNDYVIPSLRRDFRAGGNDNISLYFDTFNDGTNAFFFGTNPQGVLREALISGGGSGNNGFDTSWDTKWIGESKIYDNYYLAEWRIPLSAFKYNEGETKWRFNSYRFDTQDNERSTWTQIPQNQPIFNLAYMGDMIFEKPLGKSKSPISLIPFINTGAYKDYEENTDDFSFKVGGDAKITIGNSMNLDFTINPDFSQVEVDQQVTNLTRFSIALPERRQFFVENSDLFSDFGDNRDAKPFFSRRIGIAEDIDGNTIENDIIAGVRLSGKLTNNLRLGILNMQTAEDVDNEIAASNNAVVALQQKMFSRSNLSFMFINKQATKDYDFLEETDTYNRVLGLEYNLASADNTWFGEYYLHKSFSPNVKSKDYSFGVSTEYNAKNFNARLSGRFVDDNFRSDLGFVRRTDIFKIDPKIGYNFWPKKGIFNQHSISVVPIFIWKPELNFKNSDYIIITDWESKFNNQSELTLSMFNRYTYLFDEFDPTRSDDGIPLPAESDYSYTSFELSYQSDRSKQFSYELESSVGQFYNGNKFSLEAQLGWRLQPYFFASANINYDKINLPAPYQDASIWLVGPKADITFSKKLFWSTFVQYSNQRDNFGINSRLQWRFKPLSDLFIVYNDNYFANGFAPRQRSLSIKFTYWISI